ATACCCAATCTATCGGCAATTATCGTTACTTTGGCTGGTTCGTCCCTTTATCGAGGAATTGCCTATATACTCCTTGGTGACCAAGCGGTTGGAGGTTTTCCCTCTTGGTATTCCTATCTTGCCTGGGGATACATCGGCAAAACCAATATTCCTTTTATAATGGTGGCATTTCTTCTCAGTGCGATTCTTTACGGTTTTATTCTTCATCGGAGTACTTTTGGGAGAAAAGTATATTCTATAGGTAACAACTTAACCGCTGCTCGTTTTTCAGGGGTTCCGGTGGCAAAAATCAAACAGATTATCTTCACACTTAACGGATTGATGGCAGGAGTGGCGGCAGTCTTTCTCACTTCAAAATTGGGAAGTTCGAGGCCGAATATAGCTACCGGTTACGAGCTCGAAGTAATTGCAATTGCCGTACTTGGTGGGGTGAGTCCCTCCGGTGGGAGAGGTGGTATAGTTGGTGCTTGTTTAGCACTCATTCTCATGCGCTTACTCCGCTATGGGATGGGTTTGAAAAACATTCCCGGTCAAGTGATGATGGTGATTATCGGAATTGTATTGGTTTGCGTTGTTATGATTCCTAACCTTCTTACCTTTCGGAAAAAGCCGATCAAGCTCAGCAAAACTCAGGAATAATTAGGAATTTCTATCCTGAAATTACCATCAAATAAATTCCCCCATTGAGGGGGGATTAAGGGGGGTGTGCCTTTAATTGTTTTCTAACTGAGACTTCTCATTTTGCCC
The Candidatus Atribacteria bacterium ADurb.Bin276 DNA segment above includes these coding regions:
- the lsrD_2 gene encoding Autoinducer 2 import system permease protein LsrD; its protein translation is MSKKESFNFNTLFRWEGLLVILIIGTSIVNGRLSTHFWSYAGIMDALAVFLEKGFLVLSMVFVLIIGDIDISVASITALSSVVMALFFKAGLPMELAIFVALAVGAGCGFFNGLLISRIPNLSAIIVTLAGSSLYRGIAYILLGDQAVGGFPSWYSYLAWGYIGKTNIPFIMVAFLLSAILYGFILHRSTFGRKVYSIGNNLTAARFSGVPVAKIKQIIFTLNGLMAGVAAVFLTSKLGSSRPNIATGYELEVIAIAVLGGVSPSGGRGGIVGACLALILMRLLRYGMGLKNIPGQVMMVIIGIVLVCVVMIPNLLTFRKKPIKLSKTQE